One genomic region from Natrinema sp. DC36 encodes:
- a CDS encoding glucose 1-dehydrogenase — MRGLAETTAIVTGSGQGIGRAIALRLAEEGATVAVNDLEEERAAETVAEIEDAGGNALTAVADVTDYDDVESMVAGVVESEGGVDLLVNNAGWDRLEWFVDQDPEIWDQLIDINLKGQINCAHAVANHFVETDTEGKIINIASDAARVGSSGEAVYSGAKGGIVSFTKTIARELARNGVTCNAVAPGPTDTPLVDEMKESDLGGKILGGMAKQVPLGRMAEPEDIAGGVAFLASSDADFITGQVLSVSGGLTMVG, encoded by the coding sequence ATGCGAGGGTTAGCTGAGACGACAGCGATAGTTACTGGCAGTGGACAAGGCATCGGTCGCGCTATCGCGCTCCGACTCGCGGAAGAGGGCGCGACAGTTGCCGTAAACGATCTCGAAGAAGAACGCGCTGCGGAGACAGTCGCGGAGATCGAGGATGCCGGTGGCAACGCGCTCACTGCCGTCGCCGACGTGACCGACTACGACGATGTTGAGTCGATGGTCGCCGGAGTCGTCGAATCCGAGGGCGGCGTCGACCTGCTCGTCAACAACGCTGGTTGGGATCGGCTGGAGTGGTTCGTCGACCAAGATCCTGAGATCTGGGATCAACTAATCGATATCAATCTCAAAGGGCAAATCAACTGCGCCCACGCGGTCGCAAACCATTTCGTCGAGACGGACACGGAGGGAAAGATAATTAATATTGCGTCGGATGCCGCTCGCGTCGGAAGTTCCGGCGAGGCGGTGTACTCAGGTGCCAAAGGTGGAATCGTTTCATTTACCAAAACGATCGCTCGTGAACTGGCCCGGAATGGCGTTACCTGCAACGCCGTCGCTCCAGGGCCGACGGACACACCGCTGGTTGACGAGATGAAAGAGTCCGATCTCGGTGGGAAAATTCTCGGTGGCATGGCGAAGCAAGTCCCGCTCGGACGGATGGCCGAACCGGAAGATATCGCAGGTGGCGTCGCTTTTCTCGCCAGTTCCGATGCGGATTTCATCACTGGACAGGTGCTGAGCGTTAGTGGCGGACTCACGATGGTCGGCTAA